Proteins encoded in a region of the Pirellulaceae bacterium genome:
- a CDS encoding sulfotransferase, whose protein sequence is MTQKFVVMSTMRSGTTWLVSLLDSHEQITCAGEMLHQKLRQCKLITYHKESSLGYYLAERPGKRKILKRNKHRVLFEYLDWFYASYDDSSALGFKLMLDDINQFPDVVEYLRHQDVKVILLLRRNLVDRLISHALFSTREPPHGVTAKEKVYRLINRYRFARLDASGQLILNLNNSMKRLGFYENENAALKHHATQCETEVIYYEDLAGNIDECMRNVFPFLGISATNLSSSRKKVRTKNISDVVKNFSEFSKRLEGTRFQEFLK, encoded by the coding sequence ATGACGCAAAAGTTCGTTGTCATGTCAACAATGCGATCTGGAACAACATGGTTGGTGTCGCTCCTAGATAGCCACGAACAGATCACGTGTGCTGGTGAAATGCTGCATCAAAAGCTCCGTCAATGCAAGCTGATCACGTATCACAAGGAATCTTCCTTGGGCTATTACCTGGCGGAGCGTCCAGGGAAACGCAAAATACTTAAGCGGAATAAACACCGTGTACTATTTGAATATCTCGATTGGTTCTACGCCTCTTATGATGACAGCTCGGCGCTGGGCTTCAAACTCATGCTTGATGACATTAATCAATTCCCTGATGTGGTAGAGTACCTGCGTCATCAGGATGTGAAAGTCATTCTATTGCTGCGACGCAATTTGGTCGATCGGCTCATCTCTCACGCGCTTTTTTCAACAAGAGAGCCTCCACATGGTGTGACTGCAAAAGAAAAGGTTTATCGCCTCATTAATCGCTATAGGTTTGCCAGATTGGATGCTAGTGGTCAGTTGATTTTGAATTTGAACAATTCTATGAAAAGGCTAGGCTTCTATGAAAATGAAAATGCGGCACTAAAGCACCATGCGACTCAATGCGAGACTGAAGTAATCTACTATGAAGACCTTGCAGGAAATATTGATGAATGCATGCGTAACGTGTTTCCGTTTCTCGGTATCAGTGCGACAAATTTGAGTTCGAGCCGGAAAAAAGTTCGGACAAAAAATATCTCTGATGTCGTAAAGAATTTCAGCGAGTTTAGTAAACGGCTCGAAGGAACACGATTTCAAGAATTCTTGAAATAA
- a CDS encoding sulfatase-like hydrolase/transferase — MPTKLVMIFCGLLGPTLSVSAAERPNILFVITEQNYADVMSCVMGDRYVKTPHLDALAKRGMRFDCAYVSNPICVPSRNSIFSGYYPFETGLQSNAKKPLPAQMVCMGKHFKDAGYDTGYFGKWHLNIKKSDKARHGFDQTGVLQGNGADHAIPARAIAFLNQKRDKPFFLVTSFTSPHDICQLVRGQKIPGGPIGDFPEPEDCPPVPVNFAPPIDETDSMTLMRRSYQATEMTPIADFDADKWRQMRWGYYRLIERADREIGKVLTALSQSGLEQDTLVIFTADHGDCTGAHQFAQKTVFYEESARVPLIVAYPGHVDTGITRKLVNVGIDTLPTMMDFAGIKSPNSLKGLSLKPICENSSVAKWRDYLVVSNHMVQGAVPRGEKEVPQCRGRMLRTVDYKYAVYDLGEHRESLVDLQKDPHEMRNLSRDPSHQRVLKRHQDLLRQYAADTGDYEAVEILLGLQ; from the coding sequence ATGCCGACAAAACTAGTCATGATCTTTTGCGGATTACTTGGGCCTACGCTGTCAGTCTCGGCAGCCGAGCGTCCGAATATTTTGTTTGTCATCACCGAACAGAATTACGCGGATGTGATGAGCTGTGTGATGGGTGATCGCTATGTCAAAACGCCGCACCTGGATGCGTTAGCAAAACGAGGGATGCGTTTTGATTGTGCCTACGTGTCGAACCCAATTTGTGTGCCCTCGCGAAACTCAATCTTTAGCGGTTACTACCCGTTTGAAACCGGCCTGCAATCCAACGCTAAAAAACCGTTGCCAGCGCAGATGGTTTGCATGGGAAAACATTTTAAGGATGCTGGATATGACACGGGCTATTTTGGTAAATGGCATTTAAATATCAAAAAGAGCGACAAGGCACGTCATGGTTTTGATCAAACGGGCGTGCTCCAGGGCAATGGTGCCGATCATGCTATCCCCGCACGAGCAATTGCCTTTCTCAATCAGAAACGAGACAAACCGTTTTTTCTTGTGACCTCTTTCACCAGTCCGCACGACATCTGTCAACTGGTGCGAGGCCAGAAGATTCCTGGTGGACCGATTGGTGATTTTCCTGAGCCTGAGGATTGTCCACCTGTGCCTGTCAACTTTGCGCCACCGATCGATGAAACGGACAGCATGACTTTAATGCGCAGAAGTTATCAAGCGACAGAAATGACACCGATTGCTGATTTCGACGCTGATAAATGGCGTCAAATGCGATGGGGATATTATCGTCTGATTGAACGAGCTGATCGCGAGATTGGAAAAGTGCTGACGGCTTTAAGCCAATCCGGACTCGAGCAGGACACGTTGGTCATATTCACTGCTGATCACGGCGATTGCACCGGTGCACATCAGTTCGCTCAGAAGACGGTATTCTACGAAGAATCGGCACGTGTTCCTTTGATTGTTGCGTACCCAGGACATGTTGACACCGGCATCACACGTAAGCTTGTGAATGTGGGTATCGACACATTACCCACCATGATGGACTTCGCGGGGATCAAGAGTCCCAACTCGCTCAAAGGTCTTTCTTTGAAACCCATTTGTGAAAATTCCAGTGTGGCGAAGTGGCGCGATTACCTTGTTGTTTCGAATCATATGGTACAGGGTGCCGTGCCCAGAGGTGAAAAAGAGGTACCACAATGTCGGGGACGAATGCTTCGGACAGTCGATTATAAATATGCGGTTTACGATCTGGGTGAACATCGTGAATCCTTGGTGGATCTGCAGAAAGATCCGCATGAAATGCGGAATCTGTCGCGTGATCCGTCACACCAACGAGTACTGAAGCGACATCAGGATTTACTGCGTCAATACGCAGCCGACACTGGCGATTACGAAGCCGTTGAGATCCTGCTTGGACTGCAGTGA
- a CDS encoding MerC domain-containing protein: MFASEMPLNILLPRRTWADWAGMIASIGCAIHCAAMPLVLVYLPTLGLSWLADEVFHKWMAVLCFGLAAAAFVPGWRSHRSFLPAIWAAAGLLLLTTAAFGLEGTCCASCSSDEPSAAMATAGGDCSTCQASETIAPTSASGIVLAWIPLLITPVGGLLLVVGHALNHMKKCKCRGSSCCLTDGDSRSTLERGSKGD; this comes from the coding sequence ATGTTTGCCAGCGAAATGCCCTTGAACATTCTATTACCCCGTCGTACCTGGGCTGATTGGGCCGGGATGATCGCTTCCATCGGCTGTGCAATCCATTGCGCAGCCATGCCTTTGGTGTTGGTCTATTTGCCGACACTTGGTCTTAGCTGGCTGGCTGATGAAGTATTCCACAAGTGGATGGCAGTGCTTTGCTTTGGGCTCGCCGCGGCCGCATTTGTACCGGGTTGGAGAAGCCATCGGAGTTTCCTACCCGCGATTTGGGCAGCAGCTGGATTGCTGCTTTTGACGACGGCTGCCTTTGGATTGGAAGGAACTTGTTGTGCTTCTTGCTCGAGCGATGAGCCTTCTGCTGCCATGGCAACGGCGGGTGGTGATTGCTCGACATGCCAGGCGAGTGAAACGATCGCACCGACGTCGGCATCTGGAATCGTTCTCGCTTGGATCCCCCTTCTCATCACACCCGTTGGTGGGCTGCTGCTTGTCGTCGGCCATGCCCTTAATCACATGAAGAAGTGCAAATGTCGGGGTAGCAGTTGCTGCCTGACGGATGGCGACTCTCGGAGTACCTTAGAGCGAGGGTCGAAGGGTGACTGA
- a CDS encoding GTP-binding protein, whose protein sequence is MTDAKDDNLEESTSTEEETTMASESASLALPFLMSLPVPEEAQEPIPVTVFSGFLGAGKTTLLNHVLNNRQGLRGALIVNDMSEINIDSQLLKGGDATLNRSEEKMIELSNGCICCTLREDLLREVGRLAVEGQFDYLLIESTGISEPLPVAETFIFEDEDGRSLGNVAKLDTMVTLVDGYNFLEDFQSIDELRDRSIGFTEEDDRDIAQLLVNQIEFANVIIINKVDLLTDKQLAMLRGIIGSLNPQARLLETSFGQIDLTEILNTGLFTEEWAETQPDWLEKPSEGWGIDAEKYGFESFAYQTRRPFHPARFYEFFTGGGLEDVVRSKGHVWLATRMELAGLWQQAGLVGKLECAGFWWSATPSEEWPDDPEFKNDMSQISKPPYGDRRQELVVIGHDLDEADFRHRLDQCLLSDEEFKAGPIAWANYEDPISEWELMDHDHDHLSSH, encoded by the coding sequence GTGACTGATGCAAAGGACGATAACCTCGAGGAATCTACTTCGACGGAAGAAGAAACAACGATGGCCAGCGAATCGGCCTCGCTAGCATTGCCTTTCCTGATGTCGTTGCCCGTGCCCGAAGAAGCCCAAGAACCGATTCCAGTGACCGTTTTTTCGGGTTTTCTCGGGGCCGGCAAGACGACTCTGCTGAATCACGTTCTCAATAATCGTCAGGGTTTGCGGGGCGCGTTAATTGTTAACGATATGAGCGAGATCAATATCGACTCCCAGCTCTTAAAGGGCGGTGACGCGACTTTGAATCGATCAGAAGAAAAAATGATCGAGCTGTCCAATGGTTGCATCTGTTGCACGCTTCGTGAAGACCTGCTTCGGGAAGTGGGACGTCTCGCGGTCGAGGGACAATTTGATTACCTGCTGATTGAGTCGACTGGGATCTCCGAACCGCTTCCAGTGGCGGAGACATTCATCTTTGAAGACGAGGACGGTCGAAGCTTGGGCAACGTCGCGAAGCTCGACACGATGGTAACGTTGGTCGATGGCTACAATTTCCTCGAAGACTTTCAATCGATTGATGAACTACGGGATCGTAGTATCGGCTTCACCGAAGAAGATGATCGTGACATCGCTCAACTGCTGGTTAACCAGATTGAGTTCGCGAACGTCATCATCATCAACAAGGTAGACCTGCTGACCGACAAGCAGCTCGCGATGTTGCGTGGGATAATCGGCAGTCTAAATCCACAGGCTCGACTCCTGGAGACATCATTTGGGCAGATTGACCTGACCGAGATTCTGAATACCGGCCTATTTACGGAAGAGTGGGCCGAGACGCAGCCGGACTGGTTGGAGAAACCAAGCGAAGGATGGGGCATCGATGCCGAAAAATACGGTTTCGAGTCGTTTGCTTATCAGACCCGACGTCCGTTTCATCCCGCTCGGTTCTACGAGTTCTTCACGGGGGGCGGTTTGGAAGACGTCGTCCGTTCGAAAGGGCACGTCTGGCTGGCGACACGCATGGAGCTCGCCGGTCTATGGCAACAAGCCGGCCTCGTCGGAAAGCTTGAATGTGCAGGTTTTTGGTGGAGTGCCACCCCGTCGGAAGAATGGCCAGACGACCCGGAATTCAAAAACGACATGAGTCAAATCTCAAAGCCACCCTATGGCGATCGGCGTCAAGAACTGGTTGTCATCGGTCATGACCTGGACGAAGCAGACTTCCGGCATCGGCTCGATCAATGTCTGCTGTCGGACGAAGAATTCAAAGCCGGTCCCATCGCTTGGGCTAACTACGAAGATCCCATTTCCGAATGGGAATTAATGGATCACGACCACGACCATCTTTCCTCGCACTAG
- a CDS encoding c-type cytochrome — protein sequence MRVIAELSAEISLVYEGTEVLLKDGGVIHDIAFNNSDLWLKDARPLVIQSAAGSIQLIPKDRINKKNDFKRSLMYDAAALSLEAQDIADIATWLQSYQAATSPGDGELPPAKTVFVRKWTVDEAADAWSTLKDTGDPVCGKTIFATARCVVCHGTEGTGGLNGPDLTSLARPFSPRDILTSIIEPSRVIDKKYAAETLILANGLARTGRVVSGDDRSSDLEIVTSFLEPTKTMKIAKSDVVQRQTSPVSAMPSGLLDYFSKDEIVDLIAYLLANQKPPK from the coding sequence GTGCGTGTCATTGCGGAGCTCTCCGCCGAGATCTCGCTCGTCTACGAAGGCACCGAGGTTCTGCTCAAGGACGGCGGCGTCATCCACGACATCGCATTCAACAACAGCGATCTCTGGTTGAAAGATGCACGGCCACTCGTCATCCAGTCGGCCGCCGGCAGCATCCAACTCATTCCTAAAGACCGCATCAACAAAAAGAACGACTTCAAACGTTCCCTGATGTACGACGCCGCGGCCCTTAGCCTGGAGGCTCAAGACATCGCCGATATTGCGACATGGCTTCAATCCTATCAGGCTGCTACCAGCCCAGGCGACGGAGAGCTTCCCCCTGCTAAGACCGTATTCGTGCGGAAGTGGACGGTGGATGAAGCTGCCGACGCGTGGAGCACGTTGAAAGATACGGGCGACCCCGTTTGCGGAAAAACAATATTCGCGACCGCGCGCTGCGTCGTTTGCCACGGAACGGAAGGAACCGGAGGACTGAACGGTCCCGATCTCACCTCGCTCGCTCGTCCATTTTCACCACGCGATATTCTGACGTCAATCATCGAACCCTCGCGAGTGATCGACAAGAAATACGCTGCTGAAACATTGATACTTGCGAATGGCCTCGCTCGAACTGGCCGGGTTGTATCCGGTGACGATCGCTCGTCAGACTTGGAAATCGTCACCAGTTTTTTGGAGCCGACGAAGACCATGAAGATCGCCAAGTCTGACGTGGTGCAACGGCAAACCTCACCGGTGTCAGCCATGCCCAGTGGCTTGTTGGATTACTTCAGCAAGGACGAAATCGTCGATCTGATCGCTTACTTGTTGGCGAACCAAAAACCGCCCAAGTGA
- a CDS encoding arylsulfatase, which translates to MNPKNHRLLCRSAVLVLLLLVTVASADDRPNIVLIMADDLGYSDLGCYGSEIETPNLDRLADEGLRFTQFYNNAKCTPSRKTLLTGLYPRQVKEGEMRSVVNVAQVLKTVGYRTLMTGKNDGGIASLPTDGGFDRFYGLNDGASNYFNPGLKRSGEKEPGRKHPNEQRSWAIDNRIIQPFTPEDRNFYATDAFTDAAVRYLDQYGKDDDPFFLYVSYTAPHFPLQAWPKDIAKYRGRYKIGWDAIRQQRYNRLLEMGIIDRQWKLPPRDRHVPKWDDVKDKDSRDLEMAVYAAMIDRMDQGIGRIMAKVRQLGIEENTLLLFLSDNGSCAEDYKAFDATANEVPPGPMESYRTLGVAWANASNTPFRKYKWWNHEGGVSTPLIAYWPDVIQDGGRISHQIGHIMDIMVTCLNVAGVRSPVYSNSHQIQSLEGRSLLPIFQGEQRQNSEFFHWRFGGSGAVRKGKWKLISADTNPRTGIDFFKDNGDNSKRNSNSEMQWELYDMQSDRTETNNVADKYPEITRQLSQAWKQWNRRMENN; encoded by the coding sequence GTGAATCCAAAGAACCATCGTTTGCTGTGTCGCTCCGCGGTGTTGGTGTTGCTGCTCCTCGTTACGGTCGCGTCAGCCGACGATCGACCCAACATTGTATTGATCATGGCGGACGATCTGGGGTATTCCGATCTGGGTTGCTATGGCTCTGAGATTGAAACTCCCAACCTTGATCGTTTAGCGGATGAAGGTCTGCGATTCACACAATTCTACAACAACGCCAAGTGTACGCCTTCTCGAAAAACGTTGCTAACGGGATTGTATCCTCGACAGGTAAAAGAAGGCGAAATGAGAAGCGTTGTAAATGTCGCACAGGTTCTCAAGACCGTCGGTTATCGAACACTGATGACAGGAAAGAATGATGGCGGCATTGCGAGTCTGCCGACGGACGGCGGCTTCGACCGCTTCTACGGTCTCAACGATGGCGCGAGCAACTATTTTAATCCAGGGCTGAAACGTTCGGGTGAAAAGGAACCCGGCAGAAAACACCCTAATGAACAACGTTCATGGGCCATCGACAATAGGATCATTCAGCCATTCACACCGGAAGATCGAAACTTCTATGCCACGGACGCATTTACCGATGCTGCCGTTAGGTATCTGGATCAGTACGGCAAAGATGACGATCCATTCTTCCTTTATGTTTCGTACACGGCTCCCCATTTTCCACTTCAGGCTTGGCCGAAGGACATTGCCAAGTATCGCGGTAGATATAAGATCGGCTGGGACGCGATTCGACAACAGCGTTACAATCGCCTTCTCGAAATGGGCATCATCGACAGACAATGGAAACTGCCACCACGCGACCGCCATGTTCCGAAGTGGGATGACGTTAAGGACAAGGATAGTCGTGACCTAGAAATGGCTGTCTATGCCGCGATGATAGATCGCATGGACCAGGGCATCGGACGCATCATGGCCAAAGTTCGGCAGCTCGGCATTGAAGAAAACACGCTTTTGCTTTTTCTGTCAGATAACGGATCGTGCGCAGAAGACTACAAGGCCTTCGATGCCACGGCCAACGAAGTACCGCCTGGGCCGATGGAGTCATACCGCACGTTGGGAGTTGCCTGGGCCAACGCAAGTAACACTCCTTTCCGAAAATATAAATGGTGGAACCACGAAGGCGGCGTCTCCACGCCGTTGATCGCCTACTGGCCTGATGTAATCCAAGACGGCGGGAGAATCTCTCACCAAATAGGCCACATCATGGACATTATGGTTACCTGCTTAAACGTTGCCGGCGTTCGCTCACCAGTCTACAGCAATAGCCACCAAATCCAGTCTCTCGAAGGCAGAAGCCTCTTGCCGATCTTCCAGGGCGAGCAACGCCAGAACTCTGAATTTTTCCATTGGCGGTTTGGCGGCAGCGGTGCCGTCAGAAAAGGAAAATGGAAACTGATTTCCGCCGACACAAACCCAAGAACAGGCATCGATTTTTTCAAGGACAACGGAGACAACTCGAAGCGAAACTCTAACAGCGAGATGCAATGGGAACTTTACGATATGCAGTCCGACCGCACCGAAACCAACAACGTGGCGGACAAGTATCCGGAGATTACACGGCAATTGTCGCAGGCCTGGAAGCAATGGAATAGACGAATGGAGAACAACTGA
- a CDS encoding serine hydrolase, whose product MSLTGSTKSITKSNQHSIEPQAYYPLAESRGGWRWLDSANDVRKQAGMDADKLAQLFKLQTFLFGNFPAGIVIIRNGYLVCEHHTFMSLATSRYDIWSCTKSLTGLAWGLLLDDFENDRQTHDSGQIVDLDTPACSLIPEAYPPSDLQKEWITIRHLLTMTSGIAGESMGVYGIPTTTGSCPFEHALGRCPNRYGKSVDQLATKPGTKWDYSDPAMALLSLIFANIAG is encoded by the coding sequence ATGTCACTTACAGGTTCGACGAAATCGATTACAAAATCAAACCAACATTCAATAGAACCCCAAGCGTATTACCCGCTCGCCGAGTCGCGAGGCGGTTGGCGTTGGTTGGACTCAGCGAACGATGTTCGTAAACAGGCAGGGATGGATGCCGACAAGCTGGCTCAACTGTTCAAGCTGCAGACGTTCTTATTCGGAAATTTCCCCGCAGGCATCGTGATCATTCGGAATGGCTACCTAGTTTGCGAACACCATACCTTTATGAGTTTGGCGACCAGCCGATATGACATTTGGTCCTGCACGAAGTCGCTAACGGGGCTCGCATGGGGGCTGCTTTTGGACGATTTCGAAAATGATCGTCAAACCCATGACAGCGGACAAATCGTCGATCTTGACACTCCCGCTTGTTCATTAATACCCGAAGCGTATCCGCCGTCCGATCTGCAAAAGGAGTGGATCACGATCCGACACCTTCTTACCATGACATCGGGGATTGCTGGCGAGTCAATGGGAGTCTACGGCATCCCCACGACAACGGGAAGTTGCCCCTTTGAACATGCACTTGGACGTTGCCCAAATCGGTACGGCAAATCAGTCGATCAATTGGCTACCAAGCCGGGGACGAAGTGGGACTATAGCGACCCCGCGATGGCTCTTCTGTCGCTCATCTTCGCGAATATTGCTGGATAA
- a CDS encoding helix-turn-helix domain-containing protein: MIGVDNDATICNLCSTSLSSVMSDIETIGYRAAESLARLMDGADDVLPLTVVPPRGVKTRQSTDIHATEDRAIMETLRFIRANACNGATVTDVAKQVAMSRSTLERRMREAINRTPKQQLRYIQISKARGLLSDTSESLTEIATICGFEHPEYMHVVFKREVGVTPGEYRRSASQH, translated from the coding sequence GTGATCGGAGTCGACAATGACGCAACGATCTGTAACTTGTGTTCAACGTCTCTTTCGAGTGTCATGTCTGACATTGAAACGATCGGCTATCGAGCCGCTGAGTCGCTAGCAAGGCTAATGGATGGCGCCGATGACGTGCTGCCGCTGACCGTGGTCCCGCCACGTGGCGTAAAGACGCGACAATCAACCGACATTCACGCTACGGAAGATCGTGCAATCATGGAGACGCTACGATTCATAAGAGCGAATGCATGTAACGGAGCCACCGTGACAGATGTCGCGAAGCAGGTCGCAATGTCTCGTAGTACACTCGAACGTCGCATGCGAGAGGCTATCAATCGGACGCCGAAACAACAGCTTCGCTACATTCAAATATCCAAAGCGCGCGGATTGCTAAGCGATACTAGCGAATCGCTAACGGAGATCGCAACGATTTGTGGGTTCGAACATCCGGAGTACATGCACGTGGTGTTCAAACGCGAAGTTGGCGTTACGCCTGGAGAATATCGTCGGTCAGCTTCGCAGCATTGA
- a CDS encoding BlaI/MecI/CopY family transcriptional regulator produces MGVESLANAELAVMELLWEADRLTARQIRDQLYPGESRSANGTVQRLLQRLEAKSFIERDRDLPVHLFSALIGREAYAGNQLKSLADQLTGGSLVPAITHLLDENQLSRAEITRLREILKGGKS; encoded by the coding sequence ATGGGGGTCGAATCGCTTGCCAATGCTGAACTTGCGGTCATGGAACTGCTTTGGGAGGCTGACCGCCTAACCGCCCGGCAGATCCGCGACCAGCTCTATCCGGGAGAGTCCCGTTCTGCCAATGGAACGGTTCAACGATTGCTGCAACGACTCGAGGCGAAGAGCTTTATTGAACGAGATCGTGATCTTCCGGTTCACCTGTTTTCTGCCTTGATCGGTCGTGAAGCATACGCGGGAAACCAATTGAAGTCGCTGGCGGATCAACTCACCGGAGGATCGCTGGTTCCCGCCATCACGCATCTGCTCGATGAGAATCAACTTTCACGCGCCGAAATCACCCGATTGCGCGAGATTCTCAAGGGAGGCAAGTCATGA
- a CDS encoding M56 family metallopeptidase — protein MTSLLLQFAISNLLLSVPLALIAYAVHRSQRSPTVAHLLWVLVLAKLVTPPIFSVSLDFLPNISTQAASAIAQGTKAPLEFETDLALVKSNASIESGRVAWSDGLNHSWIAFSKTCVFALWISGGLFVLLHSLNSVFRFNRRLRVACRQVDPDLQRLATEVAEQLGLRWSPKIYSVPAEISPLVWWIGGRVRVVIPGRVRQQFAPDEIKLILAHELAHIKRCDHLVRWLEWLACVVFWWNPVVWWSRRCLRVNEELCCDAMVLRALHPEPQRYGFLLLTIIELLSSPEIRPPAEACAIDSGGSLERRFRMIVSMNTVAPIPRWLSGGMLALAMGLLPLGIAYAQDFDAFERRLGAAVSDGEINLSQAQAMMRALRATSGNHQLEKLKAGIEQRLRHVGEELRKRVAAGEITQKQMEGEYEAAERKMWTHYREAELKHHRQERNHVENEDLEKLKAGIEQRLRHVGEELRKRVAAGEITQKQMEGEYEVAERKMWTYYRKAKMQGDRGKDEHVENQDALRERYMYRIREIEEAMKSGEISPEEGARAIEETKRGMEKAVRDRKETSSSSSSKDDARQNLKTKDVEPRFVPEEEYTRVEAELKEQVTAGKNSEKEVSRELTQLQNANNMAHIEKSVREGEMTRAEADELYAKLGIK, from the coding sequence ATGACCAGCCTTCTTCTCCAATTCGCAATCAGCAATCTCCTACTGTCAGTTCCGCTTGCACTCATTGCCTATGCTGTTCACCGGAGCCAGCGGTCGCCGACAGTCGCACATCTGCTGTGGGTGCTCGTGCTTGCGAAGCTGGTTACGCCGCCGATCTTCTCAGTTTCACTTGACTTTTTGCCGAACATCAGCACTCAGGCAGCTTCAGCCATCGCCCAAGGAACAAAGGCTCCATTGGAGTTCGAAACCGATTTGGCGCTCGTTAAAAGCAACGCCTCGATCGAATCCGGACGGGTAGCATGGTCGGACGGATTGAACCATTCATGGATTGCGTTTTCCAAAACCTGTGTCTTCGCGCTGTGGATTTCAGGCGGTCTGTTTGTACTCTTGCACTCATTGAATTCGGTTTTTAGATTCAACCGGCGACTTCGGGTCGCATGCCGACAAGTTGACCCGGATTTGCAGCGACTCGCCACCGAAGTCGCGGAACAACTGGGGCTCCGCTGGAGTCCCAAAATCTATTCTGTTCCAGCGGAAATTTCACCGCTCGTTTGGTGGATAGGCGGTCGTGTAAGAGTCGTTATTCCGGGAAGGGTTAGGCAACAGTTTGCACCGGATGAAATAAAGTTGATCCTTGCCCACGAATTGGCACACATCAAGCGATGCGATCACCTGGTCCGTTGGCTCGAGTGGTTGGCATGCGTCGTATTCTGGTGGAATCCGGTTGTATGGTGGTCCCGTCGCTGTCTTCGGGTCAATGAGGAGTTGTGTTGTGATGCCATGGTGTTGCGTGCCTTGCATCCCGAGCCACAACGTTACGGCTTTTTACTACTAACGATTATTGAGCTTCTTTCCTCCCCGGAGATCCGCCCACCGGCAGAGGCATGCGCAATTGATAGCGGCGGTTCCCTTGAAAGGAGATTTCGAATGATTGTTTCGATGAACACTGTCGCACCGATACCACGTTGGTTGAGTGGAGGTATGTTGGCCTTGGCGATGGGTTTGCTTCCCCTCGGTATCGCTTATGCGCAGGACTTCGATGCATTCGAACGGCGACTCGGGGCTGCCGTATCCGATGGTGAAATCAATTTGTCCCAGGCCCAAGCGATGATGCGTGCATTGCGGGCAACCAGTGGAAATCATCAACTTGAGAAGTTAAAGGCAGGTATCGAACAAAGATTGCGGCACGTCGGAGAGGAGCTTCGCAAGCGAGTCGCGGCGGGTGAAATCACTCAGAAGCAAATGGAGGGGGAATACGAAGCTGCGGAACGGAAGATGTGGACGCATTACCGCGAGGCCGAATTGAAACACCACCGTCAAGAACGAAACCACGTTGAAAACGAAGACCTTGAGAAGCTAAAGGCAGGTATCGAACAAAGATTGCGGCACGTCGGAGAGGAGCTTCGCAAGCGAGTCGCGGCGGGTGAAATCACTCAGAAGCAAATGGAGGGGGAATACGAAGTTGCGGAACGGAAGATGTGGACGTATTACCGCAAGGCCAAGATGCAAGGCGATCGCGGCAAAGACGAGCACGTCGAGAACCAAGACGCGCTGCGTGAAAGGTACATGTATCGCATTCGTGAGATCGAAGAGGCTATGAAGTCCGGCGAGATCTCGCCGGAGGAGGGCGCTCGAGCTATCGAAGAAACAAAACGAGGCATGGAAAAGGCCGTTCGTGATCGTAAAGAAACTTCCAGCAGTTCATCAAGCAAAGACGACGCGCGTCAGAACTTAAAGACAAAAGATGTGGAGCCAAGGTTCGTGCCAGAGGAGGAATACACCCGCGTTGAGGCGGAGCTTAAAGAGCAAGTTACCGCCGGAAAAAACAGTGAGAAAGAGGTGTCGCGAGAGCTCACCCAATTGCAGAACGCCAACAATATGGCTCACATCGAGAAGTCTGTCCGCGAAGGTGAAATGACTCGTGCCGAAGCCGATGAGCTTTACGCGAAGCTTGGGATCAAGTAG